In Electrophorus electricus isolate fEleEle1 chromosome 6, fEleEle1.pri, whole genome shotgun sequence, a single genomic region encodes these proteins:
- the LOC113592257 gene encoding globoside alpha-1,3-N-acetylgalactosaminyltransferase 1-like translates to MRLLKNSHLFVLSLVGLLLVGCIYFGYTSAWFRYAGSRSGVADGLSYKQPSILNGRKDVITVTPWLAPVVWEGTFHTTLIDAIYKMQNITVATTVFALGKYVQFLKDFLESAEKHYMQGYRVHYYIFTDQPEAVPTVTLGASRSLTTLKISSSNRWQEITLRRMERLEKLIETQLSNEVDYIFSLDVDTKFYGHWGVETLGDIVAVIHPGYYSTPRDDFPYERRSESQAYIPYGKGDFYYGGAVIGGRVEKVHKLAKTCRMQLDVDKANSIEAAWQEESHLNKYFLYNKPTKILSPEYLWQDTKYITPDIKIIRFSQVIKNYAKVRPNP, encoded by the exons ATGCGCTTGCTAAAGAACTCCCATTTGTTTGTCCTGTCATTGGTAGGATTGCTGCTGGTTGG GTGCATTTACTTTGGTTACACTTCAGCCTGGTTTAG GTATGCAGGAAGCAGAAGTGGAGTTGCTGACGG gCTTTCATACAAGCAGCCCAGTATTCTAAATGG CCGAAAAGATGTCATCACGGTGACCCCATGGCTTGCTCCAGTGGTGTGGGAGGGCACATTTCACACAACTCTGATTGATGCCATCTACAAAATGCAGAACATCACCGTAGCAACCACTGTGTTTGCACTGGGAAA ATATGTGCAGTTCCTGAAGGACTTCCTGGAGTCAGCAGAGAAGCACTACATGCAGGGTTACCGTGTGCATTATTACATCTTCACGGACCAGCCCGAGGCAGTTCCTACGGTAACACTGGGTGCCAGCCGTAGTTTGACTACACTGAAAATTTCAAGTTCAAACCGCTGGCAGGAGATCACACTACGCAGGATGGAGAGGCTTGAGAAACTCATTGAGACCCAACTGAGCAATGAGGTCGACTATATCTTCAGCCTTGATGTGGATACCAAATTCTATGGTCACTGGGGGGTGGAGACTCTGGGTGATATTGTTGCCGTGATACACCCTGGTTATTACAGTACACCACGTGATGACTTCCCATATGAGAGGAGGTCTGAGTCACAGGCCTACATCCCCTACGGGAAAGGGGATTTTTACTATGGTGGTGCGGTGATTGGTGGTCGAGTGGAAAAGGTGCACAAACTCGCTAAAACTTGCCGCATGCAGCTGGACGTGGACAAGGCCAATTCTATTGAAGCAGCGTGGCAGGAGGAGTCTCACCTGAACAAGTACTTCCTCTACAACAAACCCACCAAGATCCTGTCACCTGAGTATTTGTGGCAAGACACTAAATACATAACTCCTGACATAAAAATCATCCGCTTCTCTCAAGTCATCAAGAACTATGCTAAGGTGCGCCCCAATCCCTGA
- the LOC118241519 gene encoding globoside alpha-1,3-N-acetylgalactosaminyltransferase 1-like → MTFVCFNRIIYKQPSVINGRKDVITVTPWLAPVVWEGTFDTTLIDAIYKMQNITVATTVFAMGKHVQFLKGFLESAEKHYLQGYRVHYYIFTDKLEAVPMVTLGANRSLTTLKLPSSNGWQELTLLKMEKLEKLTETQLNNEVDYIFNLDVDTVFSGHWGAETLGDIVAVIHPGYYSTPYDEFPYERRPESQAYIPQGMGDYYYGGAVIGGRVEEVHKLVKTCRIQLDVDKANSIEAAWQEESHLNKYFLYNKPTKILSPEYLWQDFKSKTDDIKISRFSQVIKIYTFE, encoded by the exons atgacttttgtgtgttttaataggATTATCTACAAGCAGCCCAGTGTGATAAATGG aaGGAAAGATGTCATCACGGTGACCCCATGGCTTGCTCCAGTGGTGTGGGAGGGCACATTTGACACAACTCTGATTGATGCCATCTACAAAATGCAGAACATCACCGTGGCAACCACTGTGTTTGCAATGGGGAA ACATGTGCAGTTCCTGAAGGGATTCCTGGAATCAGCAGAGAAGCACTACCTGCAGGGTTACCGTGTACATTATTACATCTTTACAGACAAGCTAGAGGCAGTTCCTATGGTAACACTGGGTGCCAACCGTAGTTTGACTACACTGAAACTTCCAAGCTCAAACGGCTGGCAAGAGCTCACATTACTCAAGATGGAGAAGCTCGAGAAACTCACTGAGACCCAATTGAACAATGAGGTCGACTACATCTTCAACCTCGACGTGGATACCGTATTCTCTGGTCACTGGGGGGCGGAGACTCTGGGTGATATTGTTGCTGTGATACACCCTGGTTATTACAGTACACCATACGATGAGTTCCCATATGAGAGGAGGCCTGAGTCACAGGCCTACATTCCTCAGGGGATGGgagattattattatggtgGTGCGGTGATTGGTGGTCGAGTGGAAGAGGTGCACAAACTCGTTAAAACTTGCCGCATACAGCTGGACGTGGACAAGGCCAATTCTATTGAAGCAGCGTGGCAGGAGGAGTCTCACCTGAACAAGTACTTCCTCTACAACAAACCAACCAAGATCCTGTCACCTGAGTACCTCTGGCAGGACTTCAAATCCAAAACTGATGACATAAAAATCAGCCGCTTCTCTCAAGTCATCAAGATCTATACTTTTGAGTAG